Genomic window (Vanessa tameamea isolate UH-Manoa-2023 chromosome 3, ilVanTame1 primary haplotype, whole genome shotgun sequence):
attaaaataatcctACTGACATTGTTTAATAACATGTCTTAATCtataagtttattattcatgtacatcaaaaagtatattttattttgttacagtttGTATGCCATcaaaaaacgaatattaaataCAGTCCAGAAAAACTGTGGTATGTTGCTTCTTTAGTCCGAGGAATGACAGTAGATGAAGCTGTAAAACAACTcagttttgtaaacaaaaaaggGGCAGTTTTTGTAAAAGAAGCTATTCTCGAAGCACAAAAATTGGCAGTGACTGAACataatgttgaatttaaaaGCAATCTTTGGATAGGTAACatttgtagtaaatattttcttttcgatattatttgaattatttatttattaaatattaatttcagctGAATCATTTTCTGGAAAAGGTATGGTAATAAAAGGGATTAGAAGACATGCAAGAGGGAGAATTGGTGAGGTTAGGTATCAATATAGCCACTACTTTGTTCGTTTGGAAGAAGGAAAACCACCAGAGGATTATTATAAGAGGAACCCACTCACTCCTCAACAGCAATTGGATAAGTGGTTGGAATCAATgcgtaaaagaaaaataacaaattcataCTAAGATTGCTCATAAGTTGTTTTCTACTTACAAAGTTCTTTTATGAAGACCCTTGTTCTTTTAGTCAATCAATGAAGAACCATTTTTATTACTCATTGTTAGATGGGGTCATTCATGTTGCAATGCTTTCCTTTTTTAGTTGTGGTAACAATTAGGTATTATTCCatacagtataaaataatacaaaattcaaatatagtataaaatatgtttattaatttttttatcctgtaattgtataataaaatattgtaaaaaggcataaaaataaatttaagatcaTATTGTGAATACAAGTTTCTTAGAGTATTTCACTTAAATCTATAAGTACTGGCAAACTGCTATTTACAGATAATTGCAAATAGCAGTAAAAATCATACACTTAATGAGGTTCGAGTTTCTGGTTTTTTAGGTACATAACCATACAAGAAAATTGATCCTATTACAAAAATAGTGCCTAAAGCAAACTGTATAGTCAACtgaaagtcaaaaatatatatagaaactatacatgaaataataattgcaacAGAGGTTGCAAAGCCTTTCAGAATATTGTCTGCATATTTGACTACCACAGCTACTATCAAGCCCCCAGCTGCCTGCAAAACTACCAAGTACCATACAAAGCCATCAAATCCTTTCAATAAATTTGTCATGCTACCATTGTTTATAACATGCGTGATAATGGCAAATGGTATTGATGCTAAACTTAGTTGCACATTCCTCATCCATACctgcaaaattaatatatatttttttttcaaagaaacAACATA
Coding sequences:
- the LOC113397536 gene encoding large ribosomal subunit protein uL22m; amino-acid sequence: MNRICPNFCKVELFFSLLKSNLHTTGPQQAWAKSDLPKTFLTFNKKIYPPQEIGEEPRPAFVCHQKTNIKYSPEKLWYVASLVRGMTVDEAVKQLSFVNKKGAVFVKEAILEAQKLAVTEHNVEFKSNLWIAESFSGKGMVIKGIRRHARGRIGEVRYQYSHYFVRLEEGKPPEDYYKRNPLTPQQQLDKWLESMRKRKITNSY